In Rhea pennata isolate bPtePen1 chromosome 13, bPtePen1.pri, whole genome shotgun sequence, the DNA window TTCTGAGCCAACTTTGTtcagaagtaattaaaaatgaggTCTTTCTATTCTCTGTGCAGCCTGATGTCCTAGTTTGTCATGTGGTTTGATGCATTCTTTCCAGCTCCTTTCATGGCACAAACAAGTTACGATGTTATTGCATGTCCCTCCTTTTGAGGGTTCAGGGGAGAAAGATGCTGAGCAACTCCTGAGGCTGGTCAGCTTGACTTTCAAAGCAGCTAAGAGAATACAGAGCGCAGCCACCCTAGGTGTTACATCATATGTATGTGTTTTCTAGAACCATTTTGCCCCTCTACTCACCCTCTTTTATCCCCATTTGTGGAAGATGCTAGGAGAAAACAGTGTCAAATGACTGGTTTTAGAACATGGTCACTTTGGAGTAGATTTCTTGGTGGATACTAGTCACAGCATAGTGTGTGGCACAGAACAGTGAGGCAACATTGTAATCTGCTAACAATAAAAGCGAGGTGGCTAACTGCCACTCAGCACTGAAAACTGTACAGTCATTAGAGTTTTCCTTCAGACAGCTATGTCCATGCATTTCCTGGAATAATGACAAGGCCACACAGCTTCAATCCACCAAAGAAACAGCAATTAGTAAACAAGCCGGGTTGCTGTGTAGTCTGAGTTGCTCTGAGTGacaaaagtcagattttttgtttccatggagagggagaaaaaaaaaatctcaactttGGAGTGGGAAGACAGTAAAGTTGGGTCCTGTTTCACAGAAGCAAGTCTCCATCCAGCCCTCCAGTGCCTCCATTCACATTATTCCCCAATCCCCTCTCAGAAATCGCTCTTTGAGGACAGAGGATTTAGCTCATTATCGTTGGAAACTAGTAAAGTATCTGTGGAAAGGCACAGTTAAATATTGGCTTGAAGtcccatcattttttttatttcgTCGTCTTCTAGTGCTCCAAAGGGAGGAACATATGTTTTTTAGGAGaatgtttccattaaaaaaaaaaaaatccagcattgGCACTGCATTTTTCTCTACAGCTACAGCAAGGGcagagaagagggaggaaaagcatGTGCTGTGAATGCACTCATTCCAGTTTCTGAGAAGGAACAGCCCCATACAGCAGTCCTGGCTATGGAGGAAACATCTGCGACTGTGGCCATACTAGTCAGGCAAACATACACAACAGCCTGCTTCACATAGGGCtatgaatgcttttatttcctcattGCCATCTATAAAATGTAATCTCTCTACAAGAAGAGTGCACCATTTCCCATGTTTTCATGTGCAATGTCCGCAACGTCTGCTATAAACATCATGAAGTGTTTGCGGGCCCCTCCACTGACATAGGTACAGAAGTCACtccttttcatctttcaaagcactgcagaaatgtTTAGGGTCATGTATCCTGCCATTGTTCTGGACTGGGCATCCCACCGAAGTCACTGGGAGAAACGATCTCAGGATATGGACCTATCTAGTCAATCTTTACAGTGGCCCTGGTAACAACCACACTTCACAGACGTGGAGATAACTGCCAATATAGACTAGATGCAACCGGTGATTTCCAGCACTTTGCAAACCAGCTGGGGAAAAGGGACTGGAAGTGCCCTGTGGACTTTTCTATGTGACAGGTACCTGGTCTCCCAGCTGGGCATCTTGTTGCTCCTTGGTAGTGTGGCAGCGTCACTGTCATCCTGTGACCCTCTGCTTCCACCCACCTGCCAGAGGCAGCCAGCCTGATCCATGGCAGTGGCGGCCACTGTGCTGTACTGTGGCTGGGCAGCACACGAATGAATGGACCTCCATGCTCCAGAAAAGCCTTCTGATCAAGTGACCCAGCTGCAAGTCTCTTCTCAGTCCAAGGACATAAATCACAGGTCTCTCAGAAAAGACACGTGATGTGAAACTGGGCTGCTTTTCCAAAGAGATGCCCCCTCCAGAGGCCTAGCAAATCACGTAGAAGTGTGCCACAGCCCACCCCTCATCCCATGTGAGAACATACGCGGCTGAACtagggtgatttttttttccaccatgtAGGAATAAGACAAACAGAGGTACtagatggaggaaaagaaaggaaagggaaggaaacgTCATGAAATGCTGCCTCTACATTTCAAGGCATTAATGTAGTCATTGCTGTCACTCCCCAGTAGTTTTCAGTGATCTGTTAGAATGAAGTTAATCTTTTGGACAAGATTAATGCTTGCTGTTTTCCCAAAGGGATATCGTGTTTTCGAAATGTTTCCAGGCACTTGCACTGCTTAGACTCCAAACAGCGGTGTTTCCATTTCTCTGATGGAAATGATTACTCAGGCAGTTGATCTGCAGGGTCTTTTCTTTACCACCGTGCAGGAACATGGTTGCTGTAGCAATTCCTTCTCCAAGTGAACTCCTGGTACTGTAAGTCACTGCAAAGCTTTCCAGGGTCTGACATCTTGCTTTCCCAGGtgtgtttgcttattttttttagtaattaGCCTGAAGTTGAGCTGAGCCACAGAATTGCAGTTTCTGTAGCATTTGGGTTCTTTCAACTGatttaaataaagaagttaCTATGTTCAGGCACATATATTTATGCCAACGTAGCTATTGAAGTGAGATGGGACTGCCAGTGTCCCAGCATCTCATTCCATGATCAAGCAGAGATGGAGGGAGTTTGCTGACACCTATCCCTGTCACAGTGAATTTCAACCTATGGTCCTCAGGCTTCTTGGGATCACTCAGAGAATCTGTAAGAATTATCTGAAAAGAGGAGGTTCGTGTTTACTATGCAGCAATCTACCTCAACGAAATTTCCCAAAGGCACTGTATTGTTCTCAGAAACATTTAGCTTATTTTAAGATTGGAGTTAATAAATTTATCAGTATTTTGATAGGTCACCATGGCCTGTGACAACAGGGAATTAGTCTCAAGCACCTTTTACAAGTCTGTGTAAATAGATCTCGACTCCAGAAGATCAATAACAAGCTTTGTTCCCTCTGTTATAATTAACATTTTGATTTTAGTTTCTGATGGAGCAGGATGAATTATTGGCAgtaaaaatctaattaaaaaacaattgagctgcatgtttttcctcacttcttGAGCCAAtctgataattatttttatgagtAACATCAGCTCAtcatttcagagctgctgttagCACTTTCGGTGTCTCTTGCTCATTAGGCCTTTCCCTTCTAGCCAGCCAGCTCTCACGCTCACCTGCATCATGTACTGTGTCCCTGCGGATGATTCCCTGTGGCAAAGGCCACAGATGTGGAAATACTGTTCACAGTCAAATGCAAGCCTGCAGGAGCACCCCAACTTTCCTGCCGAAATTGCTGTCACACAGCAGTTACTCTTAAAAAACATGCAGGGAAGCAAACATGCATTTGGATATTGTCTCCTAAGAGCATTTCAGTGACAGAGCAGTCAAAATATCTTATCAATCAAAAGTGAAAAGAACTGTGGCTCAGATCCATCAAGATACATAGGTACAAAGTACATACAGCCCAAACTTCCTGGATTCCAGGGAGAAGTCAGGCATCTAATTATTTTGATGGATTTAAGCCTTTAAATGCTAAGAGTAGAGACCAAATTCAGAATTTAGGTTTTCCAAATAGCCATTTAAGATTACAGGTTTCTGTTTCCATCAGCAAGGTCTCTAAAGTAGCTAGTTTTCTGCTAGTCTGGATAACCATCTTCATGCATCATGTGCTAAGTATCTGTTTCATAACTAGACTTTGCAATGTCCCACAATAAGCACCAGCAGCCGCCCCACCAGGGCAGTATACGCGCTGAGCATAGAACGGGGCTGATCCAGAAGCATCTACAAGCTACACCCATCCGATATTTTCAACCATCAACATTTCAATGCTAAATTCAAAGATGCACCAAGGGCAAGaggaaatgcagcaaaacaaaacgaaaaaataacttttaaaaccTATCCCAACACGTCGAACACTATCTGCCGCCGAAAACGGCAGGAAGCAGCCCAAGTTTGAAAACACACTGAACcaaaataataacagtaataaatcGCCCTGAGGACGGGGAgcagcagcgcggccgcgggcgggcagcaggtgGCGCTGCCGCCAAGGGaacggcgcggcccggcccggcgcggccccggtCCCGGGTCCTCCCCGCGCCCGGTGCCGGAGCGAGCCCGGTTAATGCTGGGCAGGAAaggtgcaggagcagctgcgGGCCCCCGGCGCCCTACCACTCCGCAGGGCTTTCTGCCCTTCAAGAGCGAGCCCCTCGCTCCAGCTGCGCTATCTCACACTGCCCCCCGTGAGGACGCCCCTGTGCGCCCCCCATCAATCAAAATCCCGTGTGGACACAAGGGCAAGGTGAAAGAGCAGgagggagctctgcagctgcctggcGGTCCCGTGGGGCTGGGCGGAAACGCCGCGAGCCTGGGGGTGAGCTAGCGCAAACCGCGGAGGGAAACGGCACGGCTACCAACGTGCCTGGCCGTCAAGCGTTTTGTCGCAGTCTGGTGTTTGTATCACTCTGGAAGGCCAAGCATGTACAACGTGCTTGCTGGTCCCCTGAGTGTAGGTGCATCCCAAACCAAATACAGGCGGATGCACTAGGCCCTATTTCTCACTATAAATTCCTATGAGTTTTCCATAAGGCTGTTGCTCAGCTAAAATATCAGAGCAAAAGCCCTATAGAAAGCCTATAGGCCCCTAAAGGGCATCTACAATGAGAGACCACTTCCTACGGGAGAAGTGCCCAAAACAGAGATAACTCTGCTGCTAGATCATCTATTGATCagcaagcaggagcagagggtAGATCACTGATACTGAATCTAGCTACGTCAACTGGCCGGGGGTTAGATTTTGGCAAGGGGGAGGCTGTTGCATGAGCAAACACAGGGTTTCTGAGCAAACCAATTTCTCTTTGCCCCTTACAAGAGTCCAGCTGATCACTTAAACGTACAAGCAGAGTTTGTGCAAAGGAACCAGCTGTGACAGCAGCTTGCTTTTCACCATTGCGTGGGACAACAAATCCAAGGCAAAAGCAGTTCTGTCCTGTACAGAACAGGGTCTCAGAGCTAGGGGCAGCTGCGGGGTTTCATCCTGTCCTCCCTGATGTAGGTGTCTGAGATGGAGAACTGTCTGTTTAGACTGCGCTCACTGGCTTGAGGAATATGTGGCGTCCACGGTATGTGGTGGTTCTGTTTTTCCAGGTTTGGCAGCACAGAGAGGGAGAAAccaaagggaaggagaaaagtgaaTCATGCAAACCTTTGTTGGGGAACAGATATCAAGCCTCTCTCAGGCTAGTCCTGAGGCTTGCAAGGTGTCTGCCTTCACTTTCCAAGCTCCCTAGGAGCCCAGACTTTCAGATGATTGATTGTGGATGCAAACAAGCAGGTCCAAAATGAATCTAAGGGCTGAAAACGAATCTTAGAAGCAATAGTGAGATttcaaggaaggaaggaagaaccACTTGGTAGAGACTGAACTTCTAACCTCCAGACCTTTATCTCAGCCACACCTCACACAGATATGCACTTCAGGAGCAAAAGCTCAGGCCTTAGCTTGCACTTTAAAAAGATGGTAACAACATGGCTCACCTCCAACAGATGCAGAGAAGGATGAATCCACAAAGCCATAGAAACAAGGACACCAGGAAATCCCCAGTAAATGCTGTAGGTTAGTTACCTTTGACCCGTACAGATCTACTCTTAAAAAAACCTCTGAGGACGTCTCTCCCTACAGCCTTTGCCACTCACCCTAATTAGAagaataattagaaaataattagaaagaaagaaaataattagaaagcttttcttttttggttatCACCTAACATTGCTTCTAGTTAAGCTGATTACACACAGCTGGGCTAATTGCTGCGCAGTAACCTAGTTTTCCTATTAGCTATATGCAAAGATAGAAATACACAAGCAAATAAGCAAATTAATTCATAGGCAACTATTTTTATGTACGTGCATGTATTTATAGTGCGAACATTGATGAAAGCGTATTGGTCTAAGGAAGTTATTAAAGCCAAGATTTGCAGGGTATGGTAGTATCTTTTATCAGCCCAGACAAAACCAAACTTTGTAGCAAACAGCCCATTTCTCAGAGGAGCGGGGCGCGTTCGCCCGCTGCCTGGCCCTCTTTCCCGATTGCGGTGTGCGTACGCCGCGTATTTATTCTTCTCGAACCCAGCGGCGCCGAATTTTACACAAGTTGTGCCAGCTCCCACTTACCTGCTGGCGTTTATTTTTCCCCGACACAAAACCTGAGGAAGGTTTTAATGCTCCCTCGCTCGGtcccgggcagcgccggggccgagccgggctcGCCCGAGCCCCACCACCGGCAGCCGAATTGCTTTTTACTCCCTCTTCGGcgtttattttattttattttattttattttattttattttattttattccccGCGGTGCTGGGTTTGAACCCGACGGCTTCGCCTCGGGGTAGGGTGCGGGACACGGGCTGGCTTAAAAAATATAGCTATATAGCCTGCCTGGgatggaggagaaagagagaagaggagccGAGTCGTTGTTTCTCTCCAGCGACATGTGCGATCTCCAAGTAAAAGGCAGGCCGAGCTGTCAAAAATCGCCTTTCAGTTTCTCCTTgggaaaataatgtaataatcGCCTCAgattttcctcccttctccgTCTTGTTATTAtcacttgaaatatttctggGCGGCGAACGGTATCGCCGGGGACAAGGGACCTGTCGGCGGCAGCAGCCAAGAGCAACAGAGGCCCCCGCGGGCCCACACCGACATGGGAAATTGTCGCACGAAGATTTCCAGCGCTGACAgcagcggagcggcgcggccggggcctcCCGGCTCCCCCGCGCAAGCAGGGCGCCGCGGAGCCCTCTCCGCGGCCCGGCCGCAGCCGGGCGGCCACACACTCCTCAGATATATCATTACGCGTATTACACCGCATGCTCGTTTATTTGCTGCTCATACAATCGTGAAGCCCATGTACAAATAAcatacatgttttattttggtttgatttttttttccttagggaCAAACGTACACAAAAGGGctgggccaaaaaaaaaaaaaaaaaaaacaaccccccccaaaaaaacaaaactgtaattacaattttatacagtgcagaaagaaattaaaataggtGTCATCAAACTGTACAAAGagggtcaaaaaaaaaaaagaaggggaacGGAGGGGAATAATCcttcattatatatatatttctataaaaacatATGGAGGATTGTCTTTACACAGAGACCATGATCGACTTAAAATTTACAAAggttaactaaaaaaaaaaatctatatggCAAATATTGCCAACAGAGATCCACCGCTTTAATACTGATCAACTGAGACTACTCGTGTCTCGATTattagcaacaacaaaaaaaatgaagaataaataacAGAATGAGCATGGCTGTCTCTTTTCAAAGTGCCTTATTCTCTCTGCATAGGGTCTGATCCTGCAGTCTTTATGCAggcaaaaaaatattaatagctaaaaaaaaatccctctgagAGATTTTTGCCGGCTGTGTGTTTGCcggcaaaaaaaaataaaaaaaaataaaaaaagaaaaaataaaaaaagaaaattaagtatttctCGGAAGCAGGGGCTCGAACTGAGACGAGACTGACGttggggggcaggagggcccCAGCGCGACCCCGCTCCTCGCCGCGGTGCAGCGCACTCCCGGCGCGGAGGGGCggcgcgcgcagccccgcggccgcggagcggagccgccgccgcccgggcgcagcgcggggcagcgctTTGCCTGCGCGCCGCGGCTCGTTCCCAGCGCCCAGGCCGAGCCGGCAGCACCGGTGGCCCGGGCGAGGCTGGATTTCGTTGTCAGCTCTGCCGCTACCAAACGGCGTCGTGGCATCGCTTAATGCTTTGACTTAGACAAATCCATTAAcaacttaaaaatcaaaatcaaaacctCTTTTGTTAAACTCTTAACCCAAAATTGCAGTGGGGATCTCGGGGAGGAGGCGGCCGAGGTTTGGGGGCcgctttttgtttttgctctcCCGGTTCGCCAACCCATCCCAACCCAAACgaagaagcagaagaaggcAGAGACCGTCTTTGATTAAAGACACGTGTTGGAAGCCGGCTCCGGCCGATGCTCAGCGGAGGGGCAGGCGCAGCCCCAGGGCCCGCACGCGTCTGTCCCCGGCCGCGCACTGTggtcccaggcgtccggctGCTCCCTGGGGCTACGCCGCACGCACAAAGCGAGTCTGCAGAGACCCCCTTCCGCCGagcggggcccggggggggctcGGAGCCCGGGTCAGGCCTTGGGGGCCCCAGGAGGTGGCTTTTCCGCCCCGTATCACATAACGCACGGCTTGATGTCCTGGTATGTCACTTGTTGGTGGTAATAGGAGCCGCTGCCCGCTGAATGCATGGAGGAGGAGGCCATGGCGTTGAAAGAGAAGACGAATTCCTTTCTGTCGCACATGCTTGGAGACTGGGAATGATACCGCGGGATGCCTGCGGGACGGGGGGAAAATTGTCAGCCATAATTATATTTAGCAAAGGAGGTTGAGCAGGGGGACAAGGCCGTGGTCGGAGAGGGAGCCCCCTCCGCGCCCGCAAACCCTCCGATCTCTCgcagatattttttcttccacgCATGCAAATCTGCGGGCCCGTCCGTGGCTCCGCGGGTGCGGACAGGTGCCGCGGAGAAAACCTCCCGCGCAGGCGGGACGGTGCGGCACTTTCCTGCCCGGGCCAAGTATattgcgtttttttttttttttttctccccattttaCTTCCCAAACCGAGAGTGCAGGCTGCTTCCCCGCGCCTCCGCGGGGCGCGGAGcagcggcggagcggggcgccgcTTCGGCCGGCCGGAGGCAGACGCCAGGCGGAAAGCGCCgaaagcaaaatcatttctgCCCTTTCTGCAGCGATCTCGGGACCCAACAACCACCCCCCCCTCCAATCTTCCCCGAGGAAGCGGAGGTGACCCGGGATCCCGAGCGCAGGGCCGCGGTCCTCCCGCACCCCTCCGGCGGGGCTCGACAGCGCTGCTTGGCTTTGAATTTGGGGTGTTGCCCGGGAGCATTTCAGCTACCGCCGCGGGCGGTTCCTTTCCGCCGTgcgccttccccccccccccccccctgcactttatttctgtttacacCCGGGCTGGGATCTGCTCCGCGGCCCCGTCCGccagcgcggccgggcgccccgagGGTAGGGAGAAACCCGCGGCCCGAGCCGCCCCACCTGGCCACGGAGGAAACGCGGAGCAGACGGAGaggcgggcgcggagccgccgagCCCTCTCTGCCCCCTCCGCGGGCTGCAAGACGGGGCAGCAGCTCCGCAaccagcccggccgcggcctcGGACCCGTCCAGGCCCTGCGAGCGCCGCGGCCTTGCCGAGGCCTCCGGGTCGGACAAAGCGCCAGCCCGCTCCGAGCCCGGCTCGCTCGCCCGCACGCCTTATCCCGGCCCGTGGGCAGCGCCGCAGTTGCGGGCCtggcccgggggctgcgcggccgcggaaGCTTCCCAGGCCTGGGAAGCCCGGGCCCAAGGGGAGCTGCCTGCAGCGCCCTGGGGGCGAGCGAGGCCGCCCTAGCCCTGAAACCGGTCCCCTTTCTCCCTGCCAGTGTCACTAGGACCCTCGGGATCCCGTTTGGCGACGGGGAGTCCGGCGAGGGGGGGGGCAAGGGGGCAGGAGCCGGGCTGGGCTCCCCGTCCGCCCCGCGGCCGTCGGCAGCCCCTTTCAGCCCCCGCGGCTCTGCCATCTCCTACCGATTTCCTCCCAGCCCCATGGGCTGCCCGGCCCGTCTCGGCCTTCCCTTCGCGCAGCCCGCACGCAGCCCCGGGCCGGGAcggtttggggggggggggggacccggccggccgcgctcgcctctcccggcgccgccgcggcgtcCCGGGCCGCGCAGGGTGCGCACCCCGCGGAGCCGGCCCCGACGGCGTGAAccgccgggagcgccgcggcggagcgggccgGGAAGGAGCAGCCCGGCAGGGCCTGGGGGGCAGCCCGGGGGGCGACGACTCCCCCGACCCCGAAGCGTTTCCGAAGCGGGCCGGCCCGGCGCAGCGAGCCCCGCAGCCCACGCGTGGCCGGCCCCCGGCTTACCTTGCAGCTCGGCGGCGTTGTGGCTGTTCTGGTGCAGGTAGGACTGGTCTAGGGAGTGCGTGGACAGGCTGGACGACAGCGGGTTGGCCGTGGGGTTGCAGGGCGACAAGGGCTGCTGCTTGATGTAGGACGCGCCGCTGTTCAAGGCGGCCGAGGCGGACGGTGCCCACGCCGAGGCCGAGCTGGAGTAAACCGAGTGCGGCTCCATGACGCCGCCGCCGGCGAGCAGCGGCGAGGCGGGCACGGAGCTCTCGTGGTGCGGGTAGTCCCCCGCCGAGGAGCCGGTGCAGCTGCCCATGTAGGAGTGCCCGCCGTTGGCGGGCAGGTGGGGCACGGAGTGTCCCGCAAGGCCCATGCCGTCCACGTTGCTGGACAAGTGCCCGTTCATCATGCCCAAGCCCCCCTCGAGGGAGAGGCTGTTGGGGGGGCAGGAGAGCCCGCCGGCGGAGCCCTGGAAGCTGTAGCTCTCGGGGAGGTGGTTGAAGCTGAGCCCGTTCATCATGCTGTACATGGGCTTCAGCGCTTGGCATTTCCTCCTGaagccgcggggccggcggcggaaCGAGCCCTCCTCGAACATGAACTCGCTGGCCGGGTCGATGGTCCAGTAGTGGCCCTTGCCCGGGCGGCCCAGCCCCTTGGGCAGCTTGATGAAGCACTCGTTGAGCGAGAGGTTGTGGCGCACGGAGTTTTTCCAGCCCTGGTAGGAGCCGCGGAAGAAGGGGAAGCGGCTCTGCAAGAACTGGTAGATCTCGCTGAGGGTGAGCCGCTTGGAGGGCGAGCTCTGGATGGCCATGACGATGAGGGCGATGTAGGAGTAAGGCGGCTTCTCCGGCCGCCGGATCCCCGCGTTGGTTTTCTTCGCCttggggccgccgccgcccggggcgccgccgctgcccggggcgctgccggccgccccggcggg includes these proteins:
- the FOXF1 gene encoding forkhead box protein F1, encoding MTAEAQQALSSQPPPPPAQSSYGPMSSVAEKQPQSSAMDAASAAPAGAAGSAPGSGGAPGGGGPKAKKTNAGIRRPEKPPYSYIALIVMAIQSSPSKRLTLSEIYQFLQSRFPFFRGSYQGWKNSVRHNLSLNECFIKLPKGLGRPGKGHYWTIDPASEFMFEEGSFRRRPRGFRRKCQALKPMYSMMNGLSFNHLPESYSFQGSAGGLSCPPNSLSLEGGLGMMNGHLSSNVDGMGLAGHSVPHLPANGGHSYMGSCTGSSAGDYPHHESSVPASPLLAGGGVMEPHSVYSSSASAWAPSASAALNSGASYIKQQPLSPCNPTANPLSSSLSTHSLDQSYLHQNSHNAAELQGIPRYHSQSPSMCDRKEFVFSFNAMASSSMHSAGSGSYYHQQVTYQDIKPCVM